ATAGTATTTATTCACACATGCTGCTGAATTGATATTCAGGCATTATATTCAAGTACTAATATAAAGATGATGAAAAAACATTAAAAAATACATAAATGGCAATACCACATCATTAGGAAATATATAAACTCGTTTTTCTGCAGTGAAATATTTGATAGTAGCATTCCCAAGAAATATGCAAATTGGTCCATGTCAATGATTTCTAACTGAGATCCAAATCAATATGCCAGAAAATGGATAAAATACTCAAAGAATTAACGCAAACATAGTTCTGCAATAATAAATAGACATAATATTTGTAACATCTTACAGCCATTTAGGCCAGGGAAGTCCAAATGTAGTTACCATGCCGGCAATCTCATCACGAATACCACGATCTAGTTTGAAGAGGAGACAGACATAGATGAGGGCACCAACAACCACGGGTACAAGTGTGACCACAACGTTGTCAAGAGGGATAAATTGCATGTAAATGAAGACAAAGATAGTCATGACGATAGATGCGATTATGATATGGGTAATCGGAAGGAGTTCGACGTAGATGGCGATATAACTTTTGAGGTAATAGGAAATGAGGATGGCATTCAATGTGTAACTTAGGAAAGTAGCAATTGTGGCACCGTTAATCCCCATAATCGGAATAAGGATGATGTTTAAGGTGATGTTCACAATTGCAGCTGAGGCTGTTGCATAAAAAGACTGTCGAGCATGATCAGATGCAGTGAGGGTAAGACCCATGAGATAGGTAAATACTGCAACAATTTGCATAATAAGAAGGATCGAACATACAGTCGCACCCGTAGCAAAATCCGCACCGTAGAAATAATAGAGCAACCGCTCTGAGAGAAGGAGCCCCCCAAAAGCAACAGGAATTGCGAGGAGGAGTGACATCGTTATCCCACGCGCAACCACTGGGGCAATTTTATCCATCCAATTATTGGCACTCCAATAACTGATTTTAGGAGTGAGCGCTCCAACGATAGCGGCACATATCAATGTGGCTATTTGTGTGAACTGATAGGCAGTTAGGTACACGCCAACATCCCCATTATTCATAAAATAACCAATGAAAATCGTGTCAGAATATGCAAAAACAATGGACCCGGTTCCAATTAAAAAAATCCAGAATCCATACTTAGTGAGACTACCAATATGATGAACAGTAAACTTGGCAGGTTTGAAGGTAAAGTATTTAAGACAGAGTATGCCGAAAATAATGATGCCAACGATGAATCCCCCACACAACCCAAATACTGAAAAACCAAGAAGAACTGCAACGATCTGAACGAGAATACGGAAAAAATCACTTATGCCACTGGCAACATTATTTATTCCCACATGTCCCAAACCACATATACCATAGGTTATGGTATGTCCAAAAAATGATGCTGCAAGTGCAGCAATAATCCAAGGAATAAGGTTGTATGACTGCAGATCAACAAATATTGGACTGAGAACTAAGAGAAGGAGGGTTGAAACAACCATGAGAATTGCCCGAAGCGTAGCATACGCTGAGAGATATTCATTCTGCTCTTTTCCCTCGGATATCCTTTTAATCGCCGCCTGACCAAATCCCCCATCCCCAATCATATTGAATATGCCGTAATAAGCAAGGAAAAGATAGTACACCCCCATCAAATCTTTTCCGAGGAGATGGGAAAAGAGCATGGTTGATATGAATCCAAAAAAAGTTATACCTATCGTTGATATGATTGAGATGGCACTTTGGCGTTGTATTGCCGGTATACGCATGATATTTGAGATAAAGGATATGGACATATGTTGGATGATGATTACTTTTTAATATATTTATCCATGAAGTTGAAATAACCATATCATTAACCTTATTCACAGGACAAGTCTATGCAACCGAAACCCCCTATTCGTAGGATAGATTCACAATCTATCCTATAAATCAACAACTGTTATAATTTACTAAAACTAATATCAAATCCAATGAAAGTTCTTATACTCGCGGGTGGTATGGGCACGCGCCTTGCGGAAGAAACCAGCGTTATCCCCAAACCGATGGTTGAGATTGGTGGTCATCCAATCCTCTGGCACATCATGAAAATATATTCTCAATATGGATACAATGACTTCATCATTCTCTTAGGTTACAAAGGCTATATCATCAAAGAGTATTTTGCAAACTACTTCCTTCACAGAAGTGACGTCACCTTTGATCTTGAAAAAAACCAGATGATTATCCACGAACAGCACTGTGAACCTTGGAAGGTTACACTCATAGACACCGGTTTAAACACCATGACTGGAGGACGTGTTCTTCGTGCACGAAAGTATGTTGGTAATGAACCATTCATGCTGACTTATGGTGATGGTGTCTCTGATATTAACATAAATGAACTTGTTGCATTCCACAGAAAACATTGCCGCCTCGCAACCATGACATCTGTTCAACCAGAAGGTAAATTTGGTGCTCTTATATGCAACGATAATGGTGAAATAATATCATTTACAGAAAAACCAAAAGGTGATGGAGGTTGGATCAATGCCAGCTTCTTTGTCCTTCAACCAGAAGTTTTTGACTATATAAAAGAGGGAGATGCTACGATCTTTGAGCGAGCACCGCTGGAAAATCTTGCTAAAGAGGGGGAACTCTACACCTATACGTATGAAGGTTTCTGGAAATGTATGGACACATTGCGTGATAAGTATATTTTACAGGAGATGTGGGATAAGGGAAACGCGGCCTGGAACTGTTGGACAGAATGATTTTTGGCATATATAACGGAAAAACGGTCCTCGTCACCGGCCACACAGGATTCAAAGGTTCTTGGCTTTGTCTCTGGCTTGCAGAACTGGGCGCAGACGTCCACGGCTTCTCCCTACCACCAAACACCGAACCAAACCACTACACCGCAGCACGCATCTCCAAATTGCTGAAATCGGAAAAATTAGGTGACATAAAAGATCAAAGCACGCTAACGAAGTACGTCCAGAGTGTTCAACCTGACTGCATATTCCATCTGGCAGCCCAGCCTCTCGTAAGAAAATCATATGCCGAACCCGTAGAGACCTTCGACACAAACGTTATGGGAAGCATCTATCTGATGGAGGCGGTGAGAAATCTGGGTAAACCATGTTCAGTTGTGATGATCACGAGCGATAAATGCTATGAAAACGTCGGCAAAGCAGAGGGCTATGTTGAGAATGACCCGATGGGGGGTCATGATCCCTACAGCGCAAGTAAAGGCTGCGCTGAACTCGCCATCACGTCATACCGTCGCTCTTTTTTCCCACCTGAAGATATCGCAAATCATGGAGTACTGCTTGCATCAGTTCGTGCGGGAAACGTTGTTGGAGGTGGAGACTGGGCAGAGGACAGAATCATTCCAGACGCCATGCGTGCTGTTACCTCGGGAAAATCTCTGGAGATCAGAAGTCCAAACGCTGTTCGTCCCTGGTAGCACGTGCTGGAGCCGCTCTCGGGCTATTTGCTCCTTGCAATAAAGATGATGGAAACGAATGCATCGGTTTATGCTGACGGTTGGAACTTTGGCCCAAAAGAGAACAGCCCCGCGGTCACGGTCGCTGAGATCATCGACGCTTTCTATAATGTATGGGGAAAAGGAAAAGCAGAATATGATACAAATACAAAGCATCTGCATGAAGCTACGTTCCTGACGCTCTCCTCAAAGAAAGCAGAGAGTGTTCTTTGCTGGAAACAGCAGTGGGATGTCACTGAGACGATGCAGAAAACTGCCGAATGGTATAAGAATTATTATGCTGGAGCAGATGCACGAGAACTAAGTCAGGCTGATATTGCTGCTTATACCAAACACCTGGAGTATTGAGATGGGAAAATTAACGATTATCGAGACACCGCTGAAAGGTTTATACATCGTAGAAACGAATGCATTCGTCGATCACCGGGGAGCATTTGCCCGCTGGTTCTGTGAAGAAGAACTGGCTACAACCCTTGGGAAACGTCACATAAAAAACGTGAACTTTTCAATAACGGTGACGACCGGTTCCATCAGAGGGATGCATTTCCAGAAGCCGCCTCATGCAGAGATGAAACTTGTGCGGTGTATCAGAGGAAGGATTCTGGATGTGGTCGTGGATATCCGGGCGGGATCTCCAACATTTTTAGAGCATTATGCAATTGAGCTCTCAGCAGAGAATATGAAGATGTTTGCGATTCCGGAAGGATTTGCCCATGGATTTCAGTCTCTTGAAGATGATTCGGAGATCATGTATCTCGTAACGGAGTTCTATTCTCCGGAGAGTGAAGCAGGTCTTCGGTTTAACGATCCGGCTCTGAAGATAGAATGGCCGCTTCCGGTGACGGATATCTCGACAAAGGATGTAGAACATCCACTGATATATGATGATTTTACAGGGTTAGATGTGTCGATGTATTAATAATAATATCAGACAAATACAAAAATGATTTTTGAAGTCAAGGATGTTGATTAAAATGATGAGGATTCCGGTAAATAAGCCATCGATAACTGAACTTGAAATTGCATACGTAACTGATGCAATAAAGAATGGGTGGGGCGATCATTGTTACGACTATATCAACAGATTCACAGAAATACTTAAATCAACATTTGGAACTAAATATGCATGGCCAACGTCGAGTTGTCATGGGGCTTTGCATACAGTTTTAATGGCAGTTGGTCTCGGTCCCGGGGATGAAGTCATCGTTCCTGATATTACGTGGATTGGAAGTTTATCTCCTGTTGTCTGGCTTGGAGCAAAACCAGTATTTGTTGATGTGCTCAGAGACACGTGGTGTATTGATCCAGTATCTGTTGAGAAAAAAAATTACTGATAAAACAAAAGCAATCATTGTAGTTCATCTCTATGGTTGTGTATGCGATATGGATGCGATTATGCGGATTGCTAAAAAGCATGATCTTATAGTTATTGAAGATGTTGCTGAAGCTGTAGGTTCCGAGTATCATGGAAAGAAAGTTGGTAGTGTGGGTGATTTTGGTGTATTCTCGTTCCATGGTACAAAAACATTCACCACAGGTGAGGGGGGAGCAATCATCTCTAATCGTGACGATTTATCGGAAAAAATCACTACAATTTCAAATCAAGGGAGAAGGCCAGAACAACATATAATGTTCTGGGTTGATGAACTTGGATTAAAATATAAAATGTCAAATCTCGATGCAGCATTGGGTGTGGCGCAGTTTGAAAGATTCGATGAGTTAGTGGATAAGAAACGTGAGATCTTTAGCTGGTATAAGGAAGAATTGGCTGATGTTCCTGATATTGCGATGAATGTTGAACAAGATGGAACAAAGAATCTCTACTGGATGCTATCGATAATTTTTGGTGATTCATATAATTTTGATCGTGACAATCTAATCAAAGATATGAACGCTGATGGGATTGGACTTCGTCCATTTTTCTATCCGGTCAGTATATTTCCAATGTTTAAACCAGCTACAGATAATGTTGTAAGTTATTCATTATACAAATATGGAATTAATCTGCCAAGCT
The sequence above is a segment of the uncultured Methanocorpusculum sp. genome. Coding sequences within it:
- a CDS encoding DegT/DnrJ/EryC1/StrS family aminotransferase, which codes for MIQYLLRKKITDKTKAIIVVHLYGCVCDMDAIMRIAKKHDLIVIEDVAEAVGSEYHGKKVGSVGDFGVFSFHGTKTFTTGEGGAIISNRDDLSEKITTISNQGRRPEQHIMFWVDELGLKYKMSNLDAALGVAQFERFDELVDKKREIFSWYKEELADVPDIAMNVEQDGTKNLYWMLSIIFGDSYNFDRDNLIKDMNADGIGLRPFFYPVSIFPMFKPATDNVVSYSLYKYGINLPSYNDMTRDDVSIVVRELLSKL
- the rfbC gene encoding dTDP-4-dehydrorhamnose 3,5-epimerase is translated as MGKLTIIETPLKGLYIVETNAFVDHRGAFARWFCEEELATTLGKRHIKNVNFSITVTTGSIRGMHFQKPPHAEMKLVRCIRGRILDVVVDIRAGSPTFLEHYAIELSAENMKMFAIPEGFAHGFQSLEDDSEIMYLVTEFYSPESEAGLRFNDPALKIEWPLPVTDISTKDVEHPLIYDDFTGLDVSMY
- the rfbG gene encoding CDP-glucose 4,6-dehydratase, with protein sequence MIFGIYNGKTVLVTGHTGFKGSWLCLWLAELGADVHGFSLPPNTEPNHYTAARISKLLKSEKLGDIKDQSTLTKYVQSVQPDCIFHLAAQPLVRKSYAEPVETFDTNVMGSIYLMEAVRNLGKPCSVVMITSDKCYENVGKAEGYVENDPMGGHDPYSASKGCAELAITSYRRSFFPPEDIANHGVLLASVRAGNVVGGGDWAEDRIIPDAMRAVTSGKSLEIRSPNAVRPW
- a CDS encoding flippase, which translates into the protein MRIPAIQRQSAISIISTIGITFFGFISTMLFSHLLGKDLMGVYYLFLAYYGIFNMIGDGGFGQAAIKRISEGKEQNEYLSAYATLRAILMVVSTLLLLVLSPIFVDLQSYNLIPWIIAALAASFFGHTITYGICGLGHVGINNVASGISDFFRILVQIVAVLLGFSVFGLCGGFIVGIIIFGILCLKYFTFKPAKFTVHHIGSLTKYGFWIFLIGTGSIVFAYSDTIFIGYFMNNGDVGVYLTAYQFTQIATLICAAIVGALTPKISYWSANNWMDKIAPVVARGITMSLLLAIPVAFGGLLLSERLLYYFYGADFATGATVCSILLIMQIVAVFTYLMGLTLTASDHARQSFYATASAAIVNITLNIILIPIMGINGATIATFLSYTLNAILISYYLKSYIAIYVELLPITHIIIASIVMTIFVFIYMQFIPLDNVVVTLVPVVVGALIYVCLLFKLDRGIRDEIAGMVTTFGLPWPKWL
- a CDS encoding DegT/DnrJ/EryC1/StrS family aminotransferase, which gives rise to MKSRMLIKMMRIPVNKPSITELEIAYVTDAIKNGWGDHCYDYINRFTEILKSTFGTKYAWPTSSCHGALHTVLMAVGLGPGDEVIVPDITWIGSLSPVVWLGAKPVFVDVLRDTWCIDPVSVEKKNY
- the rfbF gene encoding glucose-1-phosphate cytidylyltransferase; protein product: MKVLILAGGMGTRLAEETSVIPKPMVEIGGHPILWHIMKIYSQYGYNDFIILLGYKGYIIKEYFANYFLHRSDVTFDLEKNQMIIHEQHCEPWKVTLIDTGLNTMTGGRVLRARKYVGNEPFMLTYGDGVSDININELVAFHRKHCRLATMTSVQPEGKFGALICNDNGEIISFTEKPKGDGGWINASFFVLQPEVFDYIKEGDATIFERAPLENLAKEGELYTYTYEGFWKCMDTLRDKYILQEMWDKGNAAWNCWTE